The genomic window gctggagacattctgagaAGAGCTCTAgggagccaagaagagagataggcctgtACTAAAGCTAACCAAGtaccaggaaaagattcaggattttgaaggacacaataaaagatctggactttaactcctggctgcattttgggattattgaactgaactgaaaggaagctccccaagaaacctgctccaagagaacgattacaatttagagaaatagCACATTATAGCTAGCATCACAATCATTAAGATTTGTGGAAATGGCCTCTTAGGCTGATACTGGCCACATCACCTTGGGTGGGGGGTCTGCGTCTCTTAGGGGCCATTCCTTCTGGCTCCAGGCTCCCTGCCTGAGCCAGGCCTTGGTCCTCTGCAGGTTGTTTGGGGGTGATGATTATAACTGAACAGATGttgttcccttctttccctagAGAGGAAGCTAGCCTATAGAAATTACAGAGAGTGACCTTCCAGGGGAGATATTAAGCCCTGGCCCTGCCCTTAGGGCAGAGACCCAAACCAACAGGGGGAGGGAGGCTGAAAGGAGGGGCaggttgaaaaatgaaaatactggaGTCAAGATGGGATAGAAAAGACAGGACCTATAAAATAACTTTCAATTAAGAGTGAAGTGACAGTCTACAAAGGAATGGGGACAAAGAATTTTCTCTGGTACCTGGCACAGCAGGAGAACAGACAGTTCCAGAGCCCTTGGCACAACTAGCAAGGAGACAGCCCCTGAGTCTTTGAAGCAGGAAGTCATTAACCAAGCTTCTGACTTCAGAGCAAAAGGCTTGGGACAATGTCATCTACTCAGGGGAAGAACTCAACCTTAAAAGCCACAGTGTAGCCTgggaaatgagagggaaaaaaacagcaacaaaaaaacacaaaaaataaaatacaaaagccCTGACAACAGAAAATTATTGTGTTTGAAAggaagacaagatcaaaatgccTCTGATGTGAAATCTCAAAGAGGAATATGAATTGGTCACAGGTCCAAAAAGTCCTCCGGAAGGAGCTcccaaaggatttttaaaatccaataaGAGAAGTAggataaaaattaggaaaagaaatgagagtggaactagaaaatcatgggaaaataaaagaatcattAGTTTGATTTAACAAAAGCACAAAAATCCATTAAAGCAAACAACTCCTTTTAAAAAGTTAGtcaattacatgaactgatgctgagtgaaatgtgtaGGACCTcctgatcatcatatacttcaacaagaatactatgtgatgatcaattctgatggacatggccctcttcaacaacatgatgaaccaaatcagttccaatagagcagtaatgaactgaaacagctAGACCCAGCGAAAgcactctgggagatgactatgaaccactacatagaattcccaatccctctattttttggctgcctgcatttttgatttccttcacaggttaatggtacactatttcaaagttcgattctttttgtacagcaaaataactgtatggatatatgtgtgtgtgtgtgtgtgtgtgtgtgtgtttgtgtgtatatatatatatatatatatatatatatatatatatatatatatatatatatatatatatatattgtatttaacttactttaacatattttacatatattggtcaacctgctatctgggggaggagaggagggaaaggaggggaaaaactggaataaAAGGTTGTGCagttatcaatgctgaaaaattacccatgaatatatcttgtaaatgaaaagctataattaaaaaaaaaattggccaaatgaaaatgaaggtatgctaattcattaaaaatttggaagctaatatgaataaaatatacattgaaagaatccactgttCATCTCCTGAAATATCACAAAATGAAAACCCCCAGGAACATTACAGCCAAATcacagaactcccaggtcaagaaaaaaaattggaagcagCCAGAACCAACTCAAATATTGTTCAGGCACACAGTCAGGAttgcaatatgatattccagaaagcaaagaagCATGGATTATaactgaaaataacaaaaaataccCAACTAAACTAAACATTTTTCACCAGgaaaacattaaatgaaaaatggaattttcaaatatttctgatgaaaagtccAGAGTAGAACAGAGAattccaattttcaaataaaagattCAAGATTAGCATTAAAgttaacaagaaagaaaaagaaataagttaaCGAgactaaactgtttacattcctacatgagataatacttataactCCAGTTAAGAACTGAATATCTACTAGCTTGTTGTTTGGCCTTTATTCTTTAACTCAGACTCAGACATTGGGAAAAGGAAGACAAGACTGGGAAGTCAGTTAATTGAATTGGGACAGTGGAAGACAGGGTGATGAGGTGCAAAGTCGCCAGCCTCACCTCCTCCTCCAGAGTCACCTggatccaatggccagatatagatcaggatgactggagatggccctgaaagCAGTGGAGACCTTGACCTTAACTTAAGGTAAGTCCTCAGTCTGAAAGAGGCAACACCCTCAAAGGGATAAGAAATGAAGCCAAGAATGACTTCTTTTATCCAGTCAAAAAAAagtctgggagagaaaaatctccAAGGTTATTAGTCATAGGGGCAGTCAGGAGTTTACATAGATAGAAGGGACAGGGAACAAGATGACTTTGATGGGATTGTATAAAATTGAAGATGGCCTCACTTTCTTTAACTCTGATTCCTTTgactcccttcctctccctctccctcctacAGACTCAAGAGGTAGAAGAAGAGGTTCGGGGACCCAGATGGGATGAGAGTATGTAGAAACTCAATGTCCCCTGACAAGATTTGAGCTTTGCCTGAAGCTTTCCATATTTATGAGGTTTCTGTCTAATGTGTCCAAAGTCTCATGTTTACCAAATCTGTGCTGCCATGTGAAATCCTTTCCACAGTCATTAAGTTCATGAGGCTTCTCTCCAGCGTGTATTCTCTGATGGATAGCAAGATAGGAGCGCTTTGTGAAAGCCTTTctacattcattacattcataaggcttctctccagtgtggattctctgatgggaaTAAAGATTGCTGCGCTGTgcgaaagcctttccacatttcTTACATTCATAAGTCTTCTCCCCAGTGTGTATTGTCTGATGGTAACTAAGACTGCTGTGCTgggtgaaagcctttccacattcagtacattcataaggcttctctccagtgtggattctctgatggataGCAAAACAGGAGCGctttgtgaaagcctttccacattcattacattcataaggtttctctccagtgtggattctctgatgttcacgAAGTCTGTCACTCCgtatgaaagcctttccacaatcattacattcataaggcttctctccagtgtggattctccgATGGACAGCAAGACTGTAACGCTgtttgaaagtctttccacattcattacattcataaggcttctctccagtgtgaattctctgatgatcAGCAAGATAGGAGGGctttgtgaaagcctttccacagtcattacattcataaggcttctctccagtatggattctctgatggataGCAAGATAGGAGGGCTTTGTGAAactctttccacattcattacactgaTAAAGCTTCTCTctagtgtggattctctgatgttgagcCAATTTGGAATAACATTGGAAATCCTTTCCACATGGATTACATATGTAAGACTGTTTTTCTGTGTGAATTCTCTCATGTTTAGCAGGAGTAGATCCTTCGCtcaaagtctttccatgtttcttacattcataaggtttctctccagcaTGGATTCTCTGGTACTTGGCAAGAGAAGAGAGTGCAGTAAAAGCTTTATCACATTCATGACACTCAGGTGTTTTCTCTTCAATGTGTATATCCTTATCTTTAGCAACATTGGTACTCTTTCTTAAAGCTTTTGTGTGTGTATTCCATTCACACTGTTCCTCTTCAATgtgatttcttttctgtttagcAAGAACAACCCTGTATTCACGATATTGAAAAAGGTCTTTCCATGAGATCATTTGCAGATTTGCACTCATCTCCTTCATATCAAACCATGTCTCTGCATCTGAAAGAAACAAACACACAAGTGTATAAATATACGCTCTAATGCTGGCTGATAATAAAATCATTGACTTTTAATTTCTCCAggcaaaaagttttcaaactgaaATGGACACATTTAATCATAGTGTTTCAATTAACAGAGTTCCCCACACAATACAATGACTTTGGACCCCCACAACAAACTTGAGGCAAAGGCCAGGTGAAGGTTCTTATAA from Sminthopsis crassicaudata isolate SCR6 chromosome 3, ASM4859323v1, whole genome shotgun sequence includes these protein-coding regions:
- the LOC141564555 gene encoding uncharacterized protein LOC141564555 isoform X1, translating into MFRSQASFLSKKRREPHLLGNNSNPPPTACRGPRPGPSRKAGARGMAPENHRAPTQELVTFKDVAVDFSPEEWGLLDPDQKELHKEVMLENAENLLSLGLPVPREDFFSHVERGGLRNSCPDAETWFDMKEMSANLQMISWKDLFQYREYRVVLAKQKRNHIEEEQCEWNTHTKALRKSTNVAKDKDIHIEEKTPECHECDKAFTALSSLAKYQRIHAGEKPYECKKHGKTLSEGSTPAKHERIHTEKQSYICNPCGKDFQCYSKLAQHQRIHTREKLYQCNECGKSFTKPSYLAIHQRIHTGEKPYECNDCGKAFTKPSYLADHQRIHTGEKPYECNECGKTFKQRYSLAVHRRIHTGEKPYECNDCGKAFIRSDRLREHQRIHTGEKPYECNECGKAFTKRSCFAIHQRIHTGEKPYECTECGKAFTQHSSLSYHQTIHTGEKTYECKKCGKAFAQRSNLYSHQRIHTGEKPYECNECRKAFTKRSYLAIHQRIHAGEKPHELNDCGKDFTWQHRFGKHETLDTLDRNLINMESFRQSSNLVRGH
- the LOC141564555 gene encoding uncharacterized protein LOC141564555 isoform X2 — encoded protein: MAPENHRAPTQELVTFKDVAVDFSPEEWGLLDPDQKELHKEVMLENAENLLSLGLPVPREDFFSHVERGGLRNSCPDAETWFDMKEMSANLQMISWKDLFQYREYRVVLAKQKRNHIEEEQCEWNTHTKALRKSTNVAKDKDIHIEEKTPECHECDKAFTALSSLAKYQRIHAGEKPYECKKHGKTLSEGSTPAKHERIHTEKQSYICNPCGKDFQCYSKLAQHQRIHTREKLYQCNECGKSFTKPSYLAIHQRIHTGEKPYECNDCGKAFTKPSYLADHQRIHTGEKPYECNECGKTFKQRYSLAVHRRIHTGEKPYECNDCGKAFIRSDRLREHQRIHTGEKPYECNECGKAFTKRSCFAIHQRIHTGEKPYECTECGKAFTQHSSLSYHQTIHTGEKTYECKKCGKAFAQRSNLYSHQRIHTGEKPYECNECRKAFTKRSYLAIHQRIHAGEKPHELNDCGKDFTWQHRFGKHETLDTLDRNLINMESFRQSSNLVRGH